The Alnus glutinosa chromosome 7, dhAlnGlut1.1, whole genome shotgun sequence genome includes a region encoding these proteins:
- the LOC133873479 gene encoding GDSL esterase/lipase At5g03610-like yields the protein MPSFAFVQIPLSFYLIMDTQKLLCSLLCCFLFSLLSGQQLVQGGHHHHHHHHTHHHLFNFRPTKLFVFGDSYADTGNRKSGANSWKYPYGITFPGKPAGRFSDGRVLTDYVAKTVGLKSPIPYKWKQLGGKYLKNGMNFAYGGTGVFNTLVPGPNMTTQIDFFQDLVKDNVFTATDLQSSVALLSLAGNDYSVYAASSGSTQSLQSFITAVVNQITVNLKRIHGLGIKKAAVTSLQPLGCLPQSTAMSSFRQCNGTQNSFVNFHNLLLKQAVAQLNNETKDNHVVILDLYASFMSVFTKKGDHPGSTRFENPLKPCCMGVSREYFCGSEDESTGAKKYTICDDPESAFFWDTVHPTQEGWRAVYSALQPTLEQL from the exons ATGCCAAGTTTTGCTTTTGTGCAAATTCCCTTGTCTTTTTACCTAATAATGGACACACAGAAGCTCCTCTGCTCTCTCCTCTGCTGCTTCCTCTTCTCCCTTCTCTCAG GGCAACAACTGGTGCAAGGaggccaccaccaccaccaccaccaccacaccCATCATCACCTCTTTAATTTTCGCCCCACAAAGCTCTTTGTCTTTGGGGATTCGTATGCTGACACAGGCAACAGGAAATCCGGAGCCAACTCTTGGAAGTACCCCTATGGCATCACCTTCCCCGGAAAACCAGCCGGTCGTTTCTCCGATGGCCGTGTTCTCACCGACTACGTTG CAAAGACCGTGGGGCTCAAGTCTCCAATTCCGTACAAATGGAAGCAACTCGGGGGGAAATACTTGAAAAATGGGATGAACTTTGCATACGGAGGCACAGGAGTATTCAATACGTTAGTCCCAGGCCCAAACATGACCACCCAGATCGATTTCTTCCAGGATCTCGTCAAAGACAACGTGTTTACTGCTACAGATCTACAGTCCTCTGTGGCCCTCCTCTCCCTTGCTGGTAATGATTACTCTGTTTACGCTGCAAGCAGTGGGTCTACTCAG AGCTTGCAATCGTTCATTACCGCAGTGGTGAATCAAATTACTGTAAACTTGAAACGCATTCATGGGTTGGGAATTAAAAAAGCAGCAGTGACATCTCTACAGCCTTTAGGATGTCTCCCTCAGAGCACGGCCATGTCGTCATTCCGACAATGCAATGGAACTCAAAACTCTTTCGTGAATTTCCACAACCTCTTGTTGAAACAAGCCGTGGCTCAGTTGAACAACGAGACCAAGGATAATCATGTCGTCATTCTCGATCTTTATGCCTCCTTCATGTCTGTATTCACGAAGAAAGGAGACCACCCAG GAAGTACAAGGTTTGAGAACCCATTGAAGCCATGTTGTATGGGTGTAAGCAGAGAATATTTCTGTGGAAGTGAGGATGAGAGTACTGGGGCCAAGAAATATACAATCTGTGATGACCCTGAATCGGCATTCTTTTGGGACACGGTGCATCCTACGCAGGAGGGATGGCGTGCTGTGTATTCAGCTTTGCAACCCACTCTTGAACAGCTTTaa
- the LOC133872325 gene encoding uncharacterized protein LOC133872325: MVCLRSSTAMAGRISRYTALFLAVLLVLSSTCEGVRMALKNMNKPCDEIYVVREGETLQTISEKCGDPYIVEENPHIHDPDDVFPGLVIQITPFKNR, encoded by the coding sequence ATGGTGTGTCTTCGTTCATCAACTGCAATGGCCGGGAGGATTTCTCGGTACACTGCTTTGTTCTTGGCAGTATTGCTGGTTTTGAGCTCTACTTGTGAAGGTGTTCGGATGGCGCTGAAGAATATGAACAAGCCGTGCGATGAAATTTACGTTGTTCGTGAAGGAGAGACGCTGCAAACTATCAGTGAAAAATGTGGGGATCCATATATTGTTGAAGAGAACCCACATATCCATGACCCAGACGATGTTTTCCCTGGCCTCGTTATCCAGATTACTCCTTTCAAAAATCGCTAG
- the LOC133872324 gene encoding GDSL esterase/lipase At5g03610-like produces MLDTRFLFLAIMDTQKLLYSVLCYFLLSLLSGQQVVQGHLAHHHHHHHHHHSLHRQVSNTSKLFVFGDSYAETGNTAKSSSSWKDPYGITFPSKPAGRFSDGRVLTDYVAKSMGIRSPIPYRWRKFGIPLLKYGMNFAYGGMGVFETLNSGPNMTTQIDFFQNLITDNVFNISDIQSSVTLVTLSGNDYYAYIVNHGTEGIQSFIPKVVKQLSVNLKRIHGLGLKKVAVAGLQPLGCLPRSTATSSFRQCNGTVNSLVNFHNLLLKQAVAQLNNETKDSTFVILDLYASFTSVIDNKGSRKFENPLKPCCFGISSNYSCGSVDESGAKKYTLCEDPESALFWDNVHPTQVGWSAVYLALQATLQQLF; encoded by the exons atgcttgacaCAAGGTTTCTCTTCTTAGCTATAATGGACACACAAAAGCTTCTCTACTCTGTTCTCTGCTACTTCCTCTTGTCCCTTCTCTCAG GGCAACAAGTGGTGCAAGGACACTTAGCTCatcatcaccaccaccaccaccaccaccacagcCTCCATCGTCAGGTTTCTAACACATCAAAGCTCTTTGTCTTTGGGGATTCATATGCTGAAACAGGCAACACCGCGAAATCTTCGTCCTCTTGGAAAGATCCCTACGGTATCACCTTTCCCAGTAAACCAGCAGGTCGTTTCTCCGATGGCCGTGTCCTGACCGATTACGTTG CTAAATCCATGGGAATTAGATCTCCAATTCCATATAGATGGAGGAAATTTGGGATCCCATTGCTGAAATACGGAATGAACTTTGCTTATGGAGGCATGGGTGTTTTTGAGACCCTGAACTCGGGCCCAAACATGACGACCCAGATCGATTTCTTCCAGAATCTCATCACAGACAACGTGTTTAACATAAGTGACATCCAGTCCTCTGTGACCCTCGTCACCCTCTCTGGCAATGACTACTATGCTTACATTGTCAATCATGGCACTGAG GGAATTCAATCTTTCATTCCAAAAGTGGTGAAACAACTTAGTGTAAACTTGAAACGCATTCATGGGTTGGGACTGAAAAAGGTAGCAGTGGCAGGCTTACAGCCTTTAGGATGTCTCCCTCGGAGCACGGCCACATCCTCATTCCGACAATGCAATGGAACCGTAAACTCGCTTGTGAATTTCCACAACCTCTTGTTGAAACAAGCCGTGGCTCAGTTGAATAACGAAACCAAGGACTCGACTTTCGTCATTCTTGATCTCTATGCCTCCTTCACGTCCGTAATCGACAACAAAG GAAGTAGAAAGTTTGAGAACCCATTGAAGCCTTGTTGTTTTGGCATAAGCAGCAATTATAGCTGTGGGAGTGTAGATGAGAGTGGGGCCAAAAAATATACACTTTGTGAGGACCCTGAATCAGCACTCTTCTGGGACAATGTGCACCCTACGCAGGTGGGATGGAGTGCTGTGTATTTAGCTCTGCAGGCCACTCTTCAACAACTTTTCTAG
- the LOC133874003 gene encoding uncharacterized protein LOC133874003, giving the protein MVCLRSSTAMAGRISRYTALFLAVMLVLSSTCEGVRMALKNMNKPCDEIYVVREGETLQTISEKCGDPYIDEENPHIHDPDDVFPGLVIQITPFNNR; this is encoded by the coding sequence ATGGTGTGTCTTCGTTCATCAACTGCAATGGCCGGGAGGATTTCTCGGTACACTGCTTTGTTCTTGGCAGTAATGCTGGTTTTGAGCTCTACTTGTGAAGGTGTTCGGATGGCGCTGAAGAATATGAACAAGCCGTGCGATGAAATTTACGTTGTTCGTGAAGGAGAGACGCTGCAAACTATCAGTGAAAAATGTGGGGATCCATATATTGATGAAGAGAACCCACATATCCATGACCCAGACGATGTTTTTCCTGGCCTCGTTATCCAGATTACTCCTTTCAACAATCGCTAG